The following proteins are encoded in a genomic region of Chlorogloeopsis sp. ULAP01:
- a CDS encoding HAMP domain-containing sensor histidine kinase, which produces MSSATGDRTSSTKIPKPFSGWQQLFKEARTRILLWYLLILGVTFMIAIPAFRYRLYQRIDERVRQDMIEDMAAFQALLNAQAVAPKDAIADDDSEDIAFESEKWSELLSLSAKKQTTPQTPQDYLKLLFKTYLRHRLSEDESYFITFIDGEFYKSSPRARPKQLAENSELMQKWAKQTQPEEGEKEFSDSNTGKILYMVQPIELNDKTRGVFVVAHSAAGERAEALESISVVIEVSSLVFVVSSILAWLAGGRVLAPLRTIINTAHAISETDLTQRLPVQGKGELAELATTFNEMMDRLEAAFASQREFVNDAGHELRTPITIIRGHLELMGDDPQEQQETLALVMGELDRMSRLVDDMILLAKAERLDFLQLTKVDVAKLTQELFSKAVALAGRDWQLDAVAKGQIIIDRQRITEAVMNLAQNATQHTGESDTISIGSAIAKGKVRFWVRDAGEGIPLVDQKRIFERFARSSNSRRRSEGAGLGLAIVRAIAEAHGGQVLLRSKLGTGSMFTIVLPLDPPQEMSAYAQHSNRRR; this is translated from the coding sequence ATGAGCAGTGCAACAGGCGATCGCACATCTAGCACCAAAATACCCAAGCCGTTTTCAGGTTGGCAGCAATTATTCAAAGAAGCGCGTACTCGGATTTTGCTCTGGTATTTGCTAATTTTGGGAGTCACGTTTATGATTGCCATTCCTGCATTTCGCTATCGGCTCTACCAGCGTATTGATGAGCGTGTTCGTCAGGATATGATAGAAGATATGGCGGCTTTTCAGGCATTGCTGAATGCTCAAGCAGTTGCTCCCAAAGATGCGATCGCTGATGACGATTCAGAAGACATTGCTTTCGAGTCAGAGAAATGGAGCGAGCTACTCTCCCTCTCCGCCAAAAAACAGACTACTCCGCAAACCCCGCAAGACTATTTAAAGCTGCTTTTCAAAACTTACTTGCGGCATCGACTATCAGAGGATGAATCCTATTTCATCACGTTTATTGACGGTGAATTCTACAAATCTAGCCCTAGAGCGCGCCCCAAACAGCTTGCAGAAAACTCAGAGCTAATGCAAAAGTGGGCAAAACAAACTCAACCAGAGGAAGGAGAAAAGGAATTCTCCGATTCTAACACTGGTAAAATTCTTTACATGGTGCAACCAATTGAACTGAATGACAAAACGCGAGGAGTCTTTGTTGTTGCGCATAGTGCAGCTGGTGAGCGAGCAGAAGCTCTAGAATCTATTTCCGTGGTAATTGAGGTTTCCAGCCTGGTGTTTGTAGTGTCTTCAATTCTTGCTTGGTTGGCGGGAGGACGGGTATTGGCTCCCTTACGAACAATTATCAATACTGCTCATGCTATTAGTGAGACAGATTTAACTCAGCGCTTACCCGTACAAGGAAAAGGAGAACTGGCAGAACTGGCAACGACATTTAACGAAATGATGGACAGGTTAGAAGCAGCTTTTGCTAGCCAACGTGAATTTGTCAACGATGCTGGACATGAACTGCGGACTCCTATTACCATCATTCGAGGACATCTAGAATTGATGGGAGATGATCCCCAAGAGCAACAAGAAACACTGGCACTGGTGATGGGAGAACTAGATAGGATGAGCCGTCTAGTTGATGATATGATTTTGCTAGCAAAGGCAGAACGCTTGGACTTTTTACAACTAACAAAAGTAGATGTTGCAAAATTAACACAAGAATTATTTAGCAAAGCTGTGGCGTTGGCAGGGCGAGACTGGCAATTAGATGCTGTGGCAAAAGGTCAAATTATCATCGATCGCCAAAGAATTACTGAGGCTGTAATGAACTTAGCTCAAAATGCTACTCAGCATACAGGAGAGAGTGATACTATTTCTATTGGTTCTGCGATCGCCAAAGGCAAGGTGCGGTTCTGGGTACGCGATGCAGGTGAAGGTATCCCCCTTGTCGATCAAAAACGTATTTTTGAGCGCTTTGCCCGCTCTTCCAACAGTCGCCGTCGTTCAGAGGGTGCCGGGCTGGGGCTAGCAATTGTACGAGCGATCGCCGAGGCTCACGGTGGTCAAGTGTTACTTCGGAGTAAGCTAGGAACAGGTTCAATGTTTACTATCGTCTTACCGCTCGATCCCCCACAGGAAATGAGTGCATATGCCCAACATTCTAATCGCCGAAGATGA
- a CDS encoding class I SAM-dependent methyltransferase has translation MTNATLNYQTAPGHQILAAAGKRYLRPGGRQATEQLFKWANFQPGETVLELASSFGFSAIALAKRYKVKVVGVEKNPESVARSRANIRAAGLENQVEIIEGDIFHLEAIPGKFDYVLAEAILTMQSPPGKAKILTGIHNKLKPGGKFLCHELLARNKEAEIHSELAKVIKVNSTPLPEANWINACATAELKVQKHQTGAMALLNLRRMFEDEGISNTIRILWNILTNEPIRKRVLEMRQVFKKYRRELGYIIFCAVAD, from the coding sequence ATGACTAATGCTACCCTCAACTATCAAACAGCTCCTGGACACCAAATTTTAGCAGCAGCAGGTAAAAGATATCTGCGTCCGGGTGGCAGACAAGCAACAGAGCAATTATTTAAGTGGGCTAATTTTCAGCCAGGGGAAACTGTTTTAGAACTTGCATCTAGTTTTGGTTTCAGTGCGATCGCTCTTGCCAAACGCTACAAAGTCAAAGTCGTAGGTGTAGAAAAGAATCCTGAGAGTGTAGCGCGATCGCGTGCTAACATTCGCGCTGCTGGGTTAGAAAACCAAGTCGAAATAATTGAAGGTGATATTTTTCACCTAGAAGCTATACCAGGCAAATTTGATTATGTTTTGGCAGAAGCAATTCTCACAATGCAATCTCCACCAGGCAAAGCCAAAATTTTGACAGGAATTCACAATAAACTTAAACCCGGTGGAAAATTTCTTTGTCATGAATTATTAGCCCGCAACAAAGAAGCAGAAATCCATTCTGAGTTAGCAAAGGTAATTAAAGTAAATTCTACACCGCTACCAGAAGCGAACTGGATTAATGCTTGTGCTACAGCCGAGTTGAAAGTACAAAAACACCAAACTGGAGCAATGGCTTTATTGAATTTGAGAAGAATGTTTGAGGATGAAGGGATATCTAATACAATTCGGATTTTGTGGAATATTTTGACGAATGAACCTATCCGCAAACGAGTTCTAGAAATGCGCCAAGTCTTCAAAAAATACCGCCGTGAATTAGGCTACATAATTTTCTGTGCTGTTGCAGATTAG
- a CDS encoding cupin domain-containing protein yields the protein MTTTFTNNSSCVKQLRAEIEYPRDGVLSKVLLKDKICQYTLFCLAANTEISEHTSTRNATINVIEGRGLLTLSGEEIILEPGIFVFMPAHAPHALKAEENLAFLLTLSDNSSQD from the coding sequence ATGACTACCACATTCACAAATAATTCATCTTGTGTCAAACAATTGCGAGCAGAAATTGAATATCCACGTGACGGAGTTCTCAGCAAAGTATTATTGAAGGATAAAATTTGTCAATACACCCTTTTTTGTTTGGCAGCTAACACTGAAATTTCTGAGCATACTTCTACTCGTAATGCCACTATTAATGTCATTGAAGGACGAGGTTTACTAACATTATCAGGAGAAGAAATTATCTTAGAACCAGGTATTTTTGTGTTTATGCCTGCTCATGCTCCTCACGCTTTAAAAGCAGAAGAAAATTTAGCATTTTTGTTAACGCTGTCAGATAATTCCTCTCAAGATTAA
- a CDS encoding YwiC-like family protein, translated as MAQSTLNTSSNPQAWYEPMLSPEHGIYVVLLVSFLIGAAAAQAWKLTTTLALICAFCGFQAEHPLVMQIKQRRSLKPRFIFWGGLYAVISGGIAIWLYLSYPILL; from the coding sequence ATGGCTCAATCTACTCTCAATACATCTAGCAATCCCCAAGCATGGTATGAGCCAATGCTTTCTCCAGAGCATGGAATATACGTAGTGTTGCTAGTTTCTTTCTTAATTGGTGCGGCTGCTGCACAAGCTTGGAAGTTGACAACCACGCTGGCTTTGATATGTGCTTTTTGTGGCTTCCAGGCTGAACATCCTTTAGTAATGCAAATCAAGCAACGTCGCAGCCTCAAGCCACGTTTTATTTTTTGGGGTGGGTTATATGCTGTGATTTCTGGCGGAATTGCAATTTGGCTATATCTGAGTTATCCAATTTTATTGTGA
- a CDS encoding FAD-dependent oxidoreductase encodes MDSFDYDVVIVGSGPAGCSCALYTSRYKLKTILLDKNPSAGALAITQKIANYPGVPGEIGGSELLERMRKQAIAFGTVYKRAQVFSIDVQDTQKKVYTPEGTFTGRALVLASGAMGRTASIPGETEFLGRGVSYCATCDAAFYRNREVAVVGMSQEAIEEAQVLTKYASKVHWVTAKDPSKMNGHVQELLAEPSVKLWKKARLQQIEGNDTGVTGAKLLLMNQKTTTTLPVEGVFVYLQGAKPITDFLVGQIDLKQDGGVKVDEMMQTNVPGVWAIGDIRNTPFKQAVAAAGDGCIAAMDIDRYLKQRRSIKPDWG; translated from the coding sequence ATGGATAGTTTTGATTATGACGTGGTGATTGTTGGTAGCGGCCCTGCGGGTTGTAGCTGCGCTCTCTACACATCCCGCTACAAATTGAAGACCATCCTGCTTGATAAAAATCCATCTGCTGGAGCCCTCGCCATTACCCAAAAAATTGCTAATTATCCGGGTGTACCTGGAGAGATCGGTGGAAGTGAACTGCTCGAACGTATGCGTAAGCAAGCGATCGCATTTGGCACTGTTTACAAACGCGCCCAGGTTTTCAGTATTGATGTCCAAGACACCCAGAAAAAAGTTTACACTCCTGAAGGCACCTTCACGGGTCGAGCACTCGTGCTTGCCTCTGGAGCGATGGGTCGTACTGCTTCCATTCCTGGTGAAACTGAATTCCTTGGTCGGGGGGTGAGCTACTGTGCAACCTGTGATGCAGCTTTCTATCGTAACCGTGAGGTAGCGGTTGTCGGCATGAGTCAGGAAGCGATTGAAGAAGCCCAAGTACTCACCAAATATGCTTCTAAAGTTCATTGGGTAACAGCTAAAGATCCAAGCAAGATGAATGGACACGTGCAGGAACTACTAGCTGAACCATCAGTGAAGCTTTGGAAAAAAGCCCGTTTGCAACAAATAGAGGGTAATGACACTGGCGTTACAGGTGCCAAGTTGCTCTTGATGAATCAAAAGACAACCACTACCCTCCCAGTCGAGGGAGTATTTGTCTATTTACAGGGTGCTAAACCGATTACCGATTTTTTAGTTGGTCAGATCGATCTGAAACAGGACGGGGGCGTTAAGGTCGATGAAATGATGCAAACTAACGTACCAGGCGTTTGGGCAATTGGAGATATCCGCAACACGCCTTTTAAGCAGGCGGTAGCCGCAGCTGGGGATGGTTGCATCGCGGCGATGGATATTGACCGCTACTTGAAACAGCGCCGGAGCATCAAACCTGACTGGGGTTAA
- a CDS encoding nitric-oxide reductase large subunit — MTDTTLVDADIAMSPKRRSLSLPAWLVLICIIAFTALLLAGAAIWKNAPPVPEIVRSQQQEIIFTKAEIQAGQETYLARGGQHIGSIWGHGSYLAPDWTADVLHRWGLATAGVLYNDNPDFSQADLEALPAAEKASLQAQVSQEFKTNRYDFETHELILTNAQTEGLKKVFQDYQKLLAHGSTIHSIPEGWFKDNTQIRNVTSFFTWTAWAAAANRPNAPLSYTVNWPHDDLIGNQAPGQFIIWSIVSVIILIAGVGIFLFVYLTQEETDEVQPVPARPAVRIPTPSQKVTSLFFGVAITMFLVQIIMGMFTAHYAVEGEGFYGIPLINFLPYAASRTWHLQLAVFWIATCWLAAGLYFAPRFGGIEPKFQALGNTVLLGALALVVVGSMIGTWQAVTGVLDVKNSFLWGHQGYEYIELGRVWQLLLIGGMIFWLWLMYRAFKPALKKEKNPTGLSHFFLYSAITIPLFYSVGLAYTNHTPLSIAEYWRWWVVHLWVEGFFEVFATVVIAYLCSELGFLKKSSALRATYLTTILYLGSGVVGTLHHLYFSGTPSFIAAIGAVFSALEVVPLTLIGFEVLKTLKLSQEAEGFYRWPLRFFIATCFWNLVGAGVFGFLINPPIILYYSQGLNTTPIHAHAALFGVYGCLALALMLFALREFVPENAWNERLLRFSFWMINGGLVGMLVLGLIPNGFYQLAVSINHGTWFARSAEVISSPWMKWTVWLRIPGDIIFAIGAIAMFAFTLRAIIAVFRFPVQPRHTELPAAIGAGTES; from the coding sequence ATGACCGATACCACCTTAGTTGATGCCGATATAGCAATGTCTCCAAAAAGGCGATCGCTTAGTTTACCTGCTTGGTTAGTACTCATCTGCATAATTGCTTTTACAGCTTTATTATTAGCGGGGGCTGCTATTTGGAAAAATGCCCCTCCTGTACCAGAAATAGTGCGTTCTCAACAACAAGAAATTATCTTTACTAAAGCAGAAATTCAAGCCGGACAAGAAACTTATTTAGCTCGCGGTGGGCAACATATTGGTAGTATTTGGGGGCATGGTAGCTATCTTGCACCCGATTGGACAGCTGATGTACTTCATCGTTGGGGATTAGCCACTGCTGGAGTTTTATACAACGATAATCCTGATTTTTCTCAAGCTGATTTAGAAGCTTTACCAGCCGCAGAAAAAGCAAGTTTACAAGCACAAGTCAGCCAAGAATTTAAAACCAATCGCTACGACTTTGAAACTCATGAATTAATCCTGACAAATGCCCAAACTGAAGGATTAAAAAAAGTCTTTCAAGACTATCAAAAACTATTAGCTCATGGCTCTACCATTCACTCAATTCCTGAGGGTTGGTTTAAAGATAATACCCAAATTCGCAACGTCACGTCCTTCTTTACTTGGACAGCTTGGGCAGCAGCAGCCAATCGCCCGAATGCCCCATTGTCTTATACTGTAAATTGGCCCCATGATGACTTAATTGGCAACCAAGCACCAGGACAATTTATTATTTGGTCAATTGTCTCAGTTATCATTTTAATTGCTGGGGTTGGTATATTTCTATTCGTCTACTTAACTCAAGAAGAAACTGACGAAGTACAACCAGTGCCAGCACGCCCAGCAGTACGAATTCCTACTCCTTCTCAAAAAGTCACTTCGCTCTTTTTTGGCGTAGCGATAACGATGTTTTTAGTGCAAATTATTATGGGAATGTTCACAGCTCACTATGCTGTGGAAGGAGAAGGATTTTATGGAATTCCTCTAATTAATTTCCTGCCTTATGCAGCTTCTCGCACTTGGCATTTACAACTAGCTGTCTTCTGGATTGCTACTTGTTGGTTGGCGGCTGGACTTTATTTTGCTCCGCGTTTTGGTGGAATTGAACCGAAATTTCAAGCGCTTGGTAATACTGTTCTCCTGGGTGCCTTAGCCCTTGTTGTTGTCGGTTCCATGATTGGTACTTGGCAGGCGGTAACGGGAGTTTTAGACGTAAAAAATAGCTTTCTTTGGGGACATCAAGGCTATGAATATATCGAGTTAGGAAGAGTTTGGCAATTGTTATTAATTGGCGGCATGATATTTTGGCTATGGTTAATGTATCGTGCTTTCAAACCAGCTTTGAAAAAAGAGAAAAATCCCACTGGCTTGAGTCACTTTTTCCTCTATAGTGCAATTACAATTCCTCTGTTTTACTCCGTTGGTTTGGCGTATACAAACCACACACCTTTAAGCATTGCTGAATATTGGCGTTGGTGGGTAGTTCATCTGTGGGTGGAAGGTTTCTTTGAGGTATTTGCTACTGTTGTGATTGCCTATTTATGTAGTGAATTAGGTTTCTTAAAGAAATCTTCGGCTTTGCGCGCAACTTACCTAACTACAATTCTGTACTTGGGTAGCGGTGTGGTTGGCACGTTACACCATTTATATTTTTCCGGTACACCGTCATTTATTGCCGCAATCGGAGCTGTATTTTCAGCTTTGGAGGTAGTACCTTTAACGCTAATTGGTTTTGAAGTTTTAAAGACACTAAAATTATCTCAAGAAGCAGAAGGATTTTATCGGTGGCCTTTACGCTTTTTTATCGCTACTTGTTTTTGGAATTTAGTTGGTGCAGGTGTATTTGGTTTCTTAATTAATCCTCCGATTATTCTTTACTATTCACAGGGTTTAAATACCACTCCCATTCATGCACATGCAGCTTTGTTCGGAGTTTATGGTTGTTTGGCATTGGCGCTGATGCTATTTGCTTTGCGCGAGTTTGTGCCAGAGAATGCTTGGAATGAGCGGTTACTGCGCTTTTCTTTCTGGATGATTAATGGTGGTTTAGTCGGAATGCTTGTTTTGGGGTTAATTCCCAATGGCTTCTATCAACTAGCTGTGTCGATTAATCATGGTACTTGGTTTGCCCGTAGTGCAGAAGTAATTAGCAGCCCTTGGATGAAATGGACTGTGTGGTTGCGAATACCCGGTGATATTATTTTTGCCATTGGCGCGATCGCCATGTTTGCTTTCACACTCAGGGCTATTATTGCTGTGTTCCGCTTTCCGGTGCAGCCAAGGCACACAGAACTACCTGCTGCGATTGGTGCTGGCACAGAATCTTAA
- the fghA gene encoding S-formylglutathione hydrolase: MSIDLISKYKCFHGQVGFYSHQSSSCNAQMRFAVYEPPQASYEPVPVLYFLSGLTCTEENFMVKAGAQRFAAKYGLMLVAPDTSPRNTGIVGEDDEWDFGTGAGFYVDATAQPWASHYQMYSYVVHELPTAIAENFPANLDRQGIFGHSMGGHGALICAMRNQEQYKSVSAFAPIAAPMRCLWGQKAFNRYLGDDQETWRAYDASELIKQVGYHSPILIDQGTADKFLAEQLFVEAFEQACQEVNQPLNLRYQEGYDHSYYFIASFIEDHIRHHAIALLQSTPPDSNYQL; the protein is encoded by the coding sequence ATGTCTATCGATCTGATCTCAAAATATAAATGTTTTCATGGTCAAGTTGGTTTTTACAGCCATCAGTCTTCTAGCTGTAATGCACAAATGCGCTTTGCTGTCTACGAACCACCGCAAGCAAGTTATGAACCAGTGCCAGTTCTGTATTTCCTTTCTGGCTTAACTTGCACAGAAGAAAATTTTATGGTGAAGGCGGGAGCGCAACGCTTTGCAGCCAAGTATGGTTTGATGTTGGTGGCACCAGATACTAGTCCCCGCAACACAGGAATTGTAGGTGAGGATGACGAATGGGATTTTGGCACGGGTGCTGGCTTTTATGTGGATGCTACTGCTCAACCGTGGGCGTCACACTACCAAATGTACAGCTACGTTGTCCACGAGTTACCCACCGCGATCGCCGAAAACTTCCCAGCCAATCTAGACAGACAAGGCATTTTCGGTCATTCTATGGGTGGACATGGGGCGCTCATCTGTGCAATGCGAAATCAAGAGCAATACAAATCAGTTTCAGCCTTTGCACCTATTGCTGCACCGATGCGTTGTCTTTGGGGACAGAAGGCGTTCAATCGTTATTTGGGTGATGATCAAGAAACTTGGCGTGCTTATGATGCCAGTGAATTAATTAAGCAAGTTGGTTATCACAGTCCAATTCTTATCGATCAAGGAACTGCGGATAAATTTTTGGCAGAGCAATTGTTTGTGGAAGCATTTGAACAAGCTTGCCAGGAAGTTAATCAACCTCTAAATCTGCGTTACCAAGAAGGTTATGATCACAGTTATTACTTCATCGCCTCTTTTATTGAAGATCATATTCGCCATCATGCGATCGCTCTACTTCAATCTACTCCCCCAGATTCTAATTATCAGCTTTGA
- the glgP gene encoding alpha-glucan family phosphorylase: MTKSMSAALRLREKLPFPLQRLADLAYNYWWSWTSDRIALFQTIDPQEWERCGHNPVAILESATYERLTQLAEDPFYLKQISALGREFDEYMMQKNTWVSRVAPQVSAEHPIAYFCAEFGIHESLPVYSGGLGILAGDHLKSASDLGVPMVGIGLLYRQGYFRQRLNRSGWQEDYYVDNPFHRMPLELIKNEQGEALTIELEIRQRRVKVQVWQVQVGRVTLYLLDSDRHDNDPIDRWLTGHLYGGNQETRIAQEVVLGIGGVRALTALGIKPSVYHLNEGHAAFCTLEIARQKIEQTGKSFYDIEADVRKQCVFTTHTPVPAGHDVFSPDLMDSFFAHYWTQLRLSRQQFLALGARRLGDPWEPFGMTVLALRMCRTSNGVSELHGRVSRQMWTVLYPNRSEDNVPIGYITNGVHAPTWTAPLMADLYNQYLGADWKTRAVDPQMWEKVEDIPNAELWWRHQILKERLVAHTRHKVKIAREGRGEEYERIQAINTLLDPKALTIGFARRFSPYKRGHLLLRDLDRALRIFGNSDRPVQIVFSGKAHPADEEGKRIIQRLMEWCRHPAIVNRVAFIEDYDIYTATKLVQGVDVWLNNPRRPLEASGTSGQKVCFNGGINCSVLDGWWCEGYQADANGKGINGWAIGEDAHTSDQELQDRIDSESLYQLLEEEIVPLYYNQDEKGIPHGWVQMMKASIKTNAPLFNTDRMIADYVSQVYVPEISVAVPPILAKVSV; the protein is encoded by the coding sequence ATGACTAAAAGCATGAGTGCGGCACTGCGCTTACGTGAAAAATTACCTTTTCCACTACAGCGTTTAGCAGATTTAGCTTACAATTACTGGTGGTCTTGGACGAGCGATCGCATTGCCTTATTCCAAACCATCGATCCTCAAGAATGGGAACGCTGCGGACACAATCCAGTCGCAATATTAGAATCAGCAACATACGAACGCCTTACCCAACTAGCAGAAGATCCGTTTTATCTCAAACAAATTTCTGCCCTCGGCAGAGAGTTTGATGAATACATGATGCAGAAAAATACGTGGGTGAGTCGGGTAGCACCGCAAGTTTCCGCCGAACATCCCATAGCATACTTCTGCGCCGAATTTGGCATCCATGAATCTCTGCCCGTCTACTCTGGGGGTTTAGGCATCCTTGCAGGGGATCACCTCAAATCTGCATCAGACTTGGGCGTACCGATGGTGGGGATCGGGTTGCTTTATCGCCAAGGTTACTTTCGGCAGCGCTTGAATCGTAGCGGTTGGCAAGAGGATTACTATGTAGACAATCCTTTTCACCGGATGCCCTTGGAATTAATCAAAAACGAGCAAGGGGAAGCGCTTACCATTGAATTAGAAATTCGCCAGCGCCGGGTGAAAGTGCAAGTTTGGCAAGTGCAAGTAGGGCGAGTCACGCTTTATTTGTTAGATAGCGATCGCCATGACAACGATCCCATTGATCGCTGGCTCACCGGACATCTCTACGGTGGTAATCAAGAAACCCGCATTGCTCAAGAAGTTGTGTTGGGAATTGGTGGTGTCCGCGCCCTTACCGCTTTAGGTATTAAGCCATCCGTCTATCACCTCAACGAAGGACATGCCGCCTTCTGCACCTTAGAAATTGCTCGCCAAAAAATTGAGCAGACAGGCAAATCCTTCTACGATATCGAAGCCGATGTCCGCAAGCAGTGCGTATTTACCACCCATACACCCGTTCCTGCCGGGCATGACGTCTTCTCTCCCGACTTGATGGACTCCTTCTTTGCCCACTACTGGACACAACTGCGTCTTTCCCGCCAACAATTTTTGGCATTGGGCGCACGCCGACTTGGCGATCCCTGGGAACCCTTTGGCATGACTGTTTTGGCACTGCGGATGTGTCGTACTTCCAACGGTGTCAGCGAATTGCACGGACGGGTTTCCCGCCAGATGTGGACAGTTCTATATCCAAATCGCTCCGAAGACAACGTTCCGATTGGTTACATTACCAATGGCGTCCATGCACCCACTTGGACTGCTCCTTTAATGGCAGATTTATACAATCAGTATTTGGGAGCAGATTGGAAAACTCGTGCTGTCGATCCCCAAATGTGGGAGAAAGTAGAAGATATTCCCAACGCAGAATTATGGTGGCGACATCAAATTCTCAAAGAAAGACTAGTTGCCCATACCCGCCATAAGGTAAAAATAGCCAGAGAAGGGCGAGGCGAAGAATACGAAAGAATTCAAGCCATCAACACCCTACTAGATCCCAAAGCCCTAACCATCGGATTTGCCAGACGTTTTTCGCCTTACAAACGCGGACATTTACTACTGCGGGATCTTGATCGCGCCTTACGGATTTTTGGCAATAGCGATCGCCCAGTCCAAATTGTCTTCTCCGGCAAAGCCCATCCCGCCGACGAAGAAGGCAAGCGGATCATTCAACGCTTGATGGAGTGGTGCAGACATCCAGCGATCGTCAACCGTGTCGCTTTTATCGAAGACTACGATATCTACACCGCTACCAAACTCGTGCAAGGCGTTGATGTTTGGTTAAACAATCCCCGTCGCCCCCTCGAAGCATCCGGTACAAGCGGACAAAAAGTCTGCTTTAACGGTGGTATCAATTGCAGCGTTCTCGATGGCTGGTGGTGCGAAGGCTATCAAGCCGATGCCAACGGCAAAGGTATTAACGGCTGGGCAATTGGCGAAGATGCCCACACTAGTGATCAGGAATTGCAAGACCGGATTGATTCCGAATCATTGTATCAATTGTTAGAGGAGGAAATAGTTCCCCTCTACTACAATCAAGATGAAAAAGGCATTCCTCACGGTTGGGTGCAGATGATGAAGGCATCAATTAAGACAAATGCACCCCTATTTAACACCGACAGAATGATTGCCGATTACGTTTCTCAGGTGTATGTGCCAGAAATTTCTGTCGCAGTGCCACCAATTTTAGCGAAAGTTTCAGTGTAA
- a CDS encoding DUF433 domain-containing protein, which yields MTLASNGQAAIIRTERGLTIAGTRITLYDVIDYLESGWSPKLIRDWLPLTEEQLEVALSYIDTHRNEVEAEYQTVLQTAQEIQDYWQEKNRERLAQIASISPKPGQEEIHAKLQAWKAKLGLAP from the coding sequence ATGACTTTAGCATCAAATGGGCAAGCGGCTATTATCCGTACAGAACGTGGACTGACGATAGCAGGTACACGCATTACCCTCTATGACGTTATAGATTATCTTGAATCGGGATGGTCGCCAAAACTAATCCGAGATTGGTTGCCTTTAACAGAAGAGCAACTTGAGGTGGCACTTTCCTACATCGATACCCACCGTAATGAGGTGGAAGCTGAGTATCAAACCGTTTTGCAAACAGCTCAAGAAATCCAAGATTATTGGCAAGAAAAGAATCGTGAACGGTTAGCACAAATTGCCAGTATATCCCCCAAACCTGGACAGGAGGAAATCCATGCCAAGCTGCAAGCTTGGAAAGCAAAACTTGGACTAGCTCCATGA
- a CDS encoding ACP S-malonyltransferase: MIVLVDHHLEGYIVLLQGALANGGWLDLLSMHFVLLEEVGLAVDSSDRVVWRFAQQSQMILLTANRKMKGRDSLEQTIREENTPTSLPVVTIGRVDRLSNREYREQCAARLAEIIMYPEICVGVGRVFIP; encoded by the coding sequence ATGATCGTTTTGGTTGACCACCACTTGGAGGGTTACATTGTTCTATTACAAGGAGCCTTGGCAAATGGGGGATGGCTTGATTTGTTGTCAATGCATTTTGTGTTACTTGAAGAAGTTGGGTTAGCAGTTGATAGCAGCGATCGAGTGGTTTGGCGATTTGCTCAACAGAGTCAAATGATTCTTTTGACTGCTAATCGTAAGATGAAAGGCAGAGACTCTCTAGAGCAAACAATTCGTGAAGAAAATACGCCTACATCCCTTCCTGTAGTGACGATTGGGAGAGTGGATAGGCTAAGTAACCGCGAATACCGAGAACAGTGTGCTGCTCGTCTTGCTGAAATTATCATGTATCCCGAAATTTGTGTAGGAGTTGGTCGGGTATTTATTCCATAA
- a CDS encoding cupin domain-containing protein yields MFAAVVSLLVGMPSGWAQHKMIAPDDLKWTDISSLPPGAKIAVIEGPLNEAVPLTFRLKFPANYQIPAHWHPAVERVTVISGTFYMGVGDKLDMKKSMALSPGSMMIMQPKTNHFAWTKGEVVVQLNGNGPWAVTYVNPADDPRKK; encoded by the coding sequence ATGTTCGCAGCAGTTGTGTCCCTACTTGTTGGTATGCCTTCAGGTTGGGCTCAGCACAAAATGATCGCGCCTGACGATCTGAAATGGACCGATATTTCGTCTTTGCCACCAGGTGCGAAGATAGCCGTCATCGAGGGACCACTGAACGAGGCTGTTCCCTTGACGTTCCGATTGAAGTTCCCTGCAAATTATCAGATTCCCGCGCATTGGCATCCGGCCGTGGAGCGAGTGACGGTGATTTCCGGTACCTTCTATATGGGCGTGGGCGACAAACTGGACATGAAGAAATCGATGGCCCTGAGTCCGGGAAGCATGATGATTATGCAGCCAAAGACGAACCATTTTGCCTGGACCAAAGGAGAGGTCGTAGTGCAGCTCAATGGAAACGGCCCATGGGCCGTTACGTACGTCAATCCCGCGGATGACCCCAGAAAGAAATGA